A genomic segment from Chitinophaga flava encodes:
- the argG gene encoding argininosuccinate synthase: MKKVVLGFSGGLDTSYCVKYLTNEKGYEVHSVIVNTGGFSDEELQEIEKRAYNLGVKSHKTVNAVRSYYDGVIKYLIFGNVLKNNTYPLSVSAERMSQALAIAEYVKEVGADAVAHGSTGAGNDQVRFDMVFHIMIPNVEIITPIRDMKLSREEEIAYLRSKGVEVNFEKAMYSINKGLWGTSVGGKETLTSNGMLPEEAWPTQLTKQGEEQVKLTFEKGELIGINDQKFAHPTEAIQYLQTIAGPFAIGRDIHVGDTIIGIKGRVGFEAAAPMVIIKAHHALEKHVLTKWQLTWKDQLAQFYGNWMHEGQIMDPVMRDIEAFLQHTQENVSGEVFVTLMPYRFQVTGIQSPYDLMSSKFGKYGEMNSGWSGDDVRGFSKIFGNQTMIWHQVKQSI; encoded by the coding sequence ATGAAAAAAGTAGTACTGGGATTCAGCGGAGGACTTGATACTTCCTATTGCGTTAAATATCTGACCAACGAAAAAGGATATGAAGTTCATTCGGTGATTGTAAACACTGGTGGTTTTTCGGATGAAGAACTGCAGGAAATAGAGAAACGTGCTTATAACCTGGGCGTTAAGAGTCACAAGACTGTTAATGCGGTCCGATCCTACTACGATGGCGTTATTAAATACCTGATCTTCGGTAATGTACTGAAAAATAATACCTATCCGCTGAGCGTAAGTGCTGAGCGTATGAGCCAGGCGCTTGCCATCGCGGAATATGTAAAAGAAGTGGGTGCAGACGCCGTAGCACACGGCAGCACCGGTGCTGGCAACGACCAGGTTCGTTTTGACATGGTGTTTCATATCATGATCCCGAATGTGGAGATCATCACGCCTATCCGCGATATGAAACTGAGCCGTGAAGAAGAGATTGCCTACCTGCGTTCCAAAGGTGTAGAAGTGAACTTCGAAAAGGCTATGTACTCTATCAACAAAGGCCTTTGGGGTACTTCCGTAGGTGGTAAGGAAACACTGACCTCCAACGGTATGCTGCCGGAAGAAGCCTGGCCTACACAGTTGACCAAACAAGGAGAAGAACAAGTGAAACTGACTTTTGAAAAAGGTGAACTGATTGGTATCAACGACCAGAAATTCGCGCATCCTACAGAAGCGATTCAATATTTACAAACGATTGCCGGTCCGTTTGCTATCGGCCGTGATATTCACGTTGGCGATACCATCATCGGTATCAAAGGCCGTGTAGGTTTTGAAGCCGCGGCTCCGATGGTGATCATCAAAGCACACCACGCCCTCGAAAAACATGTGCTCACCAAATGGCAGCTGACCTGGAAAGACCAGCTGGCACAGTTCTATGGCAACTGGATGCACGAAGGTCAGATCATGGACCCTGTAATGCGTGATATCGAAGCTTTCCTGCAACATACGCAGGAAAACGTTTCCGGTGAAGTATTTGTAACCCTGATGCCTTACCGCTTCCAGGTGACCGGTATCCAGTCTCCGTACGATCTGATGAGCAGCAAGTTTGGTAAATACGGTGAGATGAACAGCGGCTGGAGCGGTGATGATGTAAGAGGCTTCAGCAAAATCTTCGGTAACCAGACTATGATCTGGCATCAGGTTAAACAATCTATCTAA
- a CDS encoding GNAT family N-acetyltransferase produces the protein MENQHIIVRVATPDDIHYSKTITDEMEASAKARGTGIAKRSPSYVELKMQEGKAVIAVTDNGDWVGFCYIEAWGHGKFVANSGLIVNPAFRGHGVAKAIKKKIFELSREKYPESKIFGLTTGLAVMKINSELGYEPVTYSELTDDEEFWKGCRSCINFDILTSKQRKNCLCTAMLYDPAEKLKEAEERAMADAKAKMEAPVNQLSVTPEGQILQEKKRRGFKGNIKLYDRWLRFKRFVLLNSKKEGGATGTRKKFFLF, from the coding sequence TTGGAAAATCAGCATATCATCGTTAGGGTAGCTACACCTGACGATATTCACTATTCAAAGACCATCACTGATGAGATGGAAGCGTCTGCAAAAGCGCGTGGAACTGGTATTGCCAAACGTTCCCCGTCATATGTAGAGCTTAAAATGCAGGAGGGCAAAGCTGTAATTGCAGTGACCGACAACGGTGACTGGGTGGGCTTTTGTTATATAGAAGCCTGGGGACATGGAAAATTTGTAGCCAATTCCGGGTTGATCGTGAATCCTGCTTTCCGTGGGCATGGCGTAGCCAAAGCCATCAAAAAGAAAATTTTTGAACTGTCACGCGAAAAGTACCCCGAGTCTAAAATCTTCGGTCTTACTACAGGACTGGCCGTTATGAAAATCAACTCCGAACTGGGATATGAACCGGTTACCTATTCTGAGCTGACAGATGATGAAGAGTTCTGGAAAGGTTGCCGTAGCTGTATCAATTTTGATATTCTCACCAGCAAACAACGGAAGAACTGTCTCTGTACTGCTATGCTCTACGATCCCGCTGAAAAACTGAAAGAAGCGGAAGAGCGTGCTATGGCTGATGCCAAAGCGAAAATGGAAGCACCTGTTAACCAGCTCTCCGTAACGCCTGAAGGTCAGATTCTTCAGGAGAAAAAACGTCGTGGATTTAAAGGAAACATAAAGCTGTACGATCGCTGGTTAAGATTTAAAAGATTTGTTTTGCTGAACAGCAAAAAAGAAGGTGGCGCTACCGGAACAAGGAAAAAATTCTTCCTGTTCTAA